From the genome of Lawsonella clevelandensis, one region includes:
- a CDS encoding GDSL-type esterase/lipase family protein: MQRKDLSRTQRVGIVAGTLAATVILAVSQLATGGLFTSHEEAIIASTENPQVATHKPSPTTHNNKERTPATSMAKKQPKKVAKTKIATPSSEIELPIPNPYPDGYPMVVFGDSTMSLAPTKKQAENPLSKCKHYEGAWPQRVSAKLGLPMADLSCAGARSGLYWKLNAKKYVGPTTRLVLLSYGSNDLHVQNQLISDNAFPGTGPYLPHAEQSAVEQDLVDVLQDIRALAPKAMIVTVGYLPLVEGVGCKNLPNMTPLEMARVENLRRGADESLSNATTRAADYSTAVMRDRGLEVASSGVFNVPFRDVTGHTLCAADPERFILNHEEVGARYHYTVPGLQYVTQAVVERYQSEVSLWEMQSRKL; this comes from the coding sequence ATGCAGCGTAAAGACCTATCTCGTACGCAGCGCGTGGGCATTGTGGCGGGAACCCTAGCCGCCACCGTCATCCTGGCTGTATCCCAGCTGGCGACGGGCGGACTATTTACTTCCCATGAGGAAGCAATTATCGCCTCCACCGAAAATCCGCAGGTCGCTACCCACAAGCCGTCACCCACCACACACAACAACAAGGAGCGTACCCCCGCCACCTCCATGGCGAAGAAGCAGCCCAAGAAGGTGGCAAAAACGAAGATCGCCACCCCCAGCAGCGAAATCGAACTGCCCATCCCCAACCCCTACCCGGACGGCTACCCAATGGTGGTGTTCGGGGACTCCACCATGTCCCTGGCACCCACCAAGAAGCAAGCAGAAAACCCGTTAAGCAAGTGCAAGCACTACGAGGGCGCCTGGCCACAACGCGTCTCTGCCAAACTGGGACTGCCCATGGCGGACCTCTCCTGTGCAGGCGCACGCTCTGGCCTCTACTGGAAACTCAACGCCAAAAAGTATGTGGGCCCCACCACCCGGCTGGTGCTGTTGAGCTACGGCTCCAACGACCTACATGTGCAGAACCAGCTGATCAGCGACAACGCCTTCCCCGGCACTGGCCCCTACCTGCCGCATGCAGAACAGAGCGCGGTGGAGCAGGACCTGGTTGACGTGCTGCAGGACATTCGTGCCCTGGCCCCCAAGGCCATGATCGTCACCGTCGGCTACCTGCCACTAGTGGAAGGTGTGGGTTGCAAGAACCTGCCCAACATGACGCCTCTGGAGATGGCACGAGTGGAGAATCTGCGGCGGGGAGCGGACGAATCCCTCTCCAACGCCACCACCCGGGCGGCCGACTACAGCACCGCAGTGATGCGCGACCGCGGCTTGGAGGTTGCCAGCAGTGGCGTGTTCAACGTGCCGTTCCGCGACGTCACCGGCCACACCCTCTGCGCCGCCGACCCCGAGCGGTTCATTCTCAACCACGAAGAGGTGGGTGCCCGCTACCACTACACCGTTCCTGGCCTGCAGTATGTGACCCAGGCGGTGGTGGAGCGCTACCAGTCGGAGGTTTCGCTGTGGGAGATGCAGTCCCGCAAACTGTAG
- a CDS encoding GDSL-type esterase/lipase family protein: MHNKLFRFTRRTVVAGALVLTAALGLGTIGTLTGVFSEDDGIATAQAALPNVVVPPESVTLTPKHTPDGSGSTSTGAGRSHGGTSRDSSPSPQDGSSVHLWDARQGMNFATGTNAAKKKPNRYRFGYPMVAFGDSTMALAPTERRTNPFGSCSHYTGTWPLQVSESLHLPLADLSCSGAKTGAYWQKQLDKYLGPRTQLVVVSYGSNDLRVVFQLISDNALPGTGPRFEGKTRQEVEGSLVKILRDVRKRAPNAMILTVGYLPLVQEAQCKNLPNMTRLETARVRHLRENADIALTNSTNRVATLSKQKWVNQGLQVVSPGIYNVPFRKVSGHDLCAKTSQRFILNKEKKGVRYHYTTKGLSYIADRVLRKYWSEQRVWQRQVRNFAH, translated from the coding sequence ATGCACAACAAGCTCTTCCGTTTCACGCGACGCACGGTCGTCGCGGGCGCCCTGGTGCTGACGGCCGCCCTCGGTCTGGGCACCATCGGCACCCTCACGGGTGTCTTTTCGGAAGACGACGGCATCGCCACCGCCCAGGCTGCCCTGCCGAATGTTGTTGTGCCCCCCGAATCCGTCACTCTCACCCCCAAGCACACGCCGGATGGTTCCGGCTCCACCTCCACCGGCGCCGGGCGTAGCCACGGTGGTACGTCCCGGGACTCGTCACCCTCCCCGCAGGACGGCAGCAGCGTACACCTATGGGATGCCCGCCAAGGGATGAACTTCGCCACCGGCACCAACGCTGCCAAGAAGAAGCCCAACCGCTACCGCTTCGGCTACCCAATGGTGGCGTTCGGGGATTCCACCATGGCGCTGGCCCCCACGGAGCGCCGCACCAACCCGTTCGGCTCCTGCAGCCACTACACCGGAACCTGGCCGCTGCAGGTGTCCGAGTCCCTGCACTTGCCGCTGGCGGACCTGTCCTGCTCCGGCGCCAAGACGGGGGCGTACTGGCAGAAGCAGCTGGATAAGTACCTGGGGCCGCGCACCCAACTGGTGGTGGTGAGCTACGGCTCGAATGACCTGCGGGTGGTATTCCAGCTGATCAGCGACAACGCACTACCCGGCACCGGCCCCCGTTTTGAGGGGAAGACCCGGCAAGAGGTGGAAGGGTCCCTGGTGAAAATCCTGCGGGATGTGCGTAAGCGTGCCCCCAACGCCATGATTCTGACCGTCGGTTACCTGCCGCTGGTGCAGGAGGCACAGTGCAAGAACCTGCCCAATATGACACGGTTGGAGACGGCGCGAGTGCGTCATCTGCGGGAGAACGCCGACATTGCGTTGACGAATTCCACCAACCGAGTGGCGACGTTAAGTAAACAAAAATGGGTAAACCAGGGCCTCCAGGTGGTGTCGCCGGGTATCTACAATGTGCCGTTCCGTAAAGTGTCTGGGCATGACTTGTGTGCCAAGACCTCGCAGCGTTTCATCCTCAATAAGGAAAAGAAGGGTGTACGCTACCACTACACCACCAAGGGTTTGAGCTACATTGCGGACCGAGTGTTGCGGAAGTACTGGTCGGAACAGCGGGTATGGCAGCGTCAGGTGCGTAATTTCGCCCACTAG
- a CDS encoding NAD(P)H-quinone oxidoreductase translates to MYAHALPVCRGPRSLTWRHVPDPVPGPGEVLLQVAAVAVNRMDLAQTQGRYQPPAGVAPYPGIECSGRIVALGPDQPEGSPWQVGDECCALLNGGGYAELAVAPTLQLLPIPQGIALVDAAALPEAACVAWSTLVMEGRLAPGNTVLIEGGSGGMGSFAIQLAKALGAGVVAMAGTDQGVNLCWDLGADVALNYRDEDPVMSLRTLGGANVIFDLMGASHLAQHIECIAPGGRIVTVSLQGKLDNPVDMGVLMPQLMGKRGAIITTSMRSRPATGPGSKAEVIRHVTQHVWPLIATGLIGPVIQRRVPIRSAHDVLTDVQNRTTLGKSVLRVGR, encoded by the coding sequence ATGTATGCGCACGCCTTACCCGTCTGCCGCGGCCCCCGGTCACTCACCTGGAGGCACGTCCCCGACCCAGTTCCCGGCCCCGGCGAAGTCCTCCTGCAAGTGGCAGCTGTCGCTGTCAACCGCATGGACCTCGCCCAGACCCAAGGCCGCTACCAGCCGCCCGCCGGCGTCGCACCCTACCCCGGCATCGAATGCTCCGGCAGGATTGTCGCCCTGGGGCCAGACCAACCAGAAGGCTCACCCTGGCAGGTGGGGGATGAATGCTGTGCCCTCCTCAACGGGGGTGGCTACGCCGAGTTGGCGGTCGCACCCACACTGCAACTTCTCCCCATCCCACAGGGGATAGCCCTGGTCGATGCTGCCGCACTCCCGGAGGCTGCCTGCGTCGCCTGGTCCACCCTCGTCATGGAAGGCCGCCTGGCTCCCGGCAACACCGTCCTCATTGAAGGCGGATCTGGTGGTATGGGATCCTTCGCTATTCAGTTAGCCAAAGCCCTCGGCGCGGGAGTGGTCGCGATGGCCGGCACCGACCAAGGGGTTAACCTGTGCTGGGACTTGGGTGCAGATGTTGCCCTCAACTATCGTGACGAAGACCCCGTCATGTCGCTCCGCACACTCGGCGGCGCCAACGTCATCTTCGACCTGATGGGCGCATCGCATTTGGCCCAACACATTGAGTGCATTGCGCCCGGGGGCAGAATTGTTACAGTCTCCCTGCAAGGAAAATTAGACAACCCGGTGGATATGGGTGTCCTCATGCCACAACTCATGGGGAAACGCGGCGCCATCATCACCACCAGTATGCGTAGCCGCCCCGCCACCGGCCCCGGCTCCAAAGCAGAGGTCATCCGGCATGTCACCCAGCATGTGTGGCCACTCATCGCCACAGGCCTCATTGGGCCCGTCATCCAGCGCCGCGTTCCCATCCGCTCCGCCCATGACGTCCTCACCGACGTGCAAAACCGCACTACCCTGGGGAAGTCGGTCCTGCGTGTAGGCCGCTAG
- the wzm gene encoding galactan export ABC transporter permease subunit Wzm/RfbD: MPDHDHTGLGILAKTFEGEPPKSDSFTFKRAFGDLKDGWKSDQLWLQLGWQDIKQRYRRSTLGPLWITIATGVMAVALGLLYSLLFKEELSYFLPHVTLGLILWGFIAGCIQEGAQVFIANEGLIKQLPAPLSVHVYRLVWRQTLFLAHNMIIYLILLVVFRPHLGWDALLFLPALLLFLLNGVWVAMFFGIISTRFRDVAPLVDSLVQLCFYMTPIVWTTRTLYSNNTMSERARLAELNPLYHYMEIMRSPLMGLDVAPYHWYIVIGFTVIGWGLMLLVMKKARGRVSYWV, encoded by the coding sequence ATCCCCGATCACGACCACACCGGCCTCGGTATTCTCGCGAAAACCTTTGAAGGCGAACCGCCCAAGTCGGACTCCTTCACGTTCAAACGCGCCTTTGGCGACCTGAAGGACGGCTGGAAATCCGATCAACTGTGGCTCCAACTGGGCTGGCAGGACATCAAGCAACGCTACCGTCGCTCCACCCTCGGCCCCCTCTGGATCACCATTGCCACCGGCGTGATGGCTGTTGCCTTGGGCCTCCTCTACTCCCTGCTCTTCAAAGAGGAACTTTCCTATTTCCTCCCCCACGTCACCCTCGGCCTCATCCTGTGGGGCTTCATCGCCGGGTGCATTCAGGAAGGTGCCCAAGTCTTCATTGCCAACGAAGGCCTCATTAAGCAGCTACCTGCACCGCTCAGCGTGCACGTCTACCGGCTGGTCTGGCGGCAAACCCTCTTCCTGGCCCACAACATGATTATCTACCTCATCTTGTTGGTCGTCTTCCGCCCTCATCTGGGCTGGGACGCGCTCCTTTTCCTCCCCGCACTCCTCCTTTTCCTCCTCAATGGCGTGTGGGTGGCCATGTTCTTCGGCATCATCTCCACCCGCTTCCGCGACGTCGCCCCGCTGGTGGACTCCCTCGTGCAACTGTGCTTCTACATGACCCCCATCGTGTGGACCACCCGCACTCTCTACTCCAACAACACCATGTCGGAGCGCGCCCGGCTGGCCGAGCTTAACCCGCTGTACCACTACATGGAGATCATGCGCTCCCCGCTGATGGGCCTCGACGTCGCCCCCTACCACTGGTATATCGTCATTGGCTTCACCGTCATAGGCTGGGGCCTGATGCTCCTCGTCATGAAAAAGGCACGCGGCCGCGTGTCCTACTGGGTATAA
- the wzt gene encoding galactan export ABC transporter ATP-binding subunit Wzt/RfbE, giving the protein MDTYDACVDFPIFDARTRSLKQTFLGAAGGAIGRNSSNVVVVEALKNINLHLREGDRVGLVGHNGAGKSTLLRLLSGIYEPTRGSAEVHGRVAPVFDLGIGMDPEISGYENIIIRGLFLGQTRQQMKEKMEEIAEFTELGEYLDMPLRTYSSGMRIRLALGVVTSIDPEILLLDEGLGAVDAAFMRKARHRLKDMVQRSGLLVFASHSNEFLAQLCDKAIWIDHGEAVLAGSVEEVVRAYEGNEAGDHVANIIAQMEREDRERGIDSRRLIVPHGIEQPGDDDSAAAGTDAGAAGEPGEGA; this is encoded by the coding sequence ATCGACACCTACGATGCCTGCGTCGACTTCCCTATCTTCGACGCCCGCACCCGCTCCCTCAAACAAACCTTCCTGGGTGCCGCCGGCGGCGCCATCGGCCGTAATAGCAGCAACGTCGTTGTCGTAGAAGCCCTCAAAAACATCAACCTGCACCTGCGGGAAGGCGACCGGGTAGGCCTAGTTGGCCACAACGGCGCCGGAAAATCCACGCTACTGCGCCTCCTCTCCGGCATCTACGAGCCCACCCGCGGCTCCGCCGAAGTCCACGGACGCGTCGCCCCCGTCTTCGACCTGGGCATCGGCATGGATCCGGAAATCTCTGGCTACGAAAACATCATCATTCGCGGCCTCTTCCTCGGGCAGACCCGCCAGCAGATGAAAGAAAAGATGGAAGAGATCGCCGAGTTCACCGAACTGGGCGAATACTTAGACATGCCGCTACGCACCTACTCCAGCGGTATGCGCATCCGCCTCGCCCTAGGTGTCGTCACCTCCATCGACCCCGAGATTCTGCTGCTGGACGAAGGTCTCGGCGCGGTGGACGCGGCGTTTATGAGGAAAGCCCGCCACCGCCTGAAGGACATGGTGCAGCGCTCCGGCCTACTGGTGTTCGCCAGCCACTCCAATGAATTCCTGGCGCAGCTGTGCGATAAAGCCATCTGGATTGACCACGGCGAAGCTGTGCTAGCAGGGTCTGTCGAGGAAGTGGTACGCGCCTATGAAGGCAATGAGGCGGGCGACCATGTTGCCAACATTATTGCCCAGATGGAGCGGGAGGACCGGGAACGCGGTATCGACTCGCGCCGACTGATTGTGCCACACGGTATTGAGCAGCCGGGTGATGATGACAGTGCGGCGGCTGGCACTGATGCAGGTGCCGCTGGCGAACCGGGCGAAGGAGCATAG
- the glfT1 gene encoding galactofuranosyltransferase GlfT1, with amino-acid sequence MQVVGVVVTYNRTDVLGRSLDILAHQSRPLDHLIVVDNGNDPAVATLLENAGATANNGAGMAVTYLPSQHNLGGAGGFALGMLHALALGADWVWCADDDGHPDGPDVLRTLLDCVKRYHLDQVSPVVCTIDAPDTLAFPLRRGLVWRRTRDELFDDDDPQHQNMLLPGIASLMNGALFSAHCLDTIGVPDLRLFMRGDEVELHRRLERSGLKFGTCLATAYLHPNGADEFKPILGGRMHAQYPDSPAKRYYTYRNRGFLMAMPGKRSLLLQEYARFTWFFLVQQRDLAGFREWRRLRKLGRAEKLYRMP; translated from the coding sequence ATGCAGGTTGTCGGCGTCGTCGTCACCTACAACCGGACGGACGTCCTCGGCCGCTCCCTGGACATCCTCGCCCACCAAAGCCGCCCCCTCGACCACCTCATCGTCGTCGACAACGGCAACGACCCAGCCGTCGCAACACTGCTGGAGAACGCCGGCGCTACCGCCAACAACGGCGCCGGCATGGCCGTCACCTACCTGCCCTCCCAGCACAATCTCGGCGGAGCCGGCGGTTTCGCCCTCGGTATGCTGCACGCCCTCGCCCTCGGCGCCGACTGGGTCTGGTGCGCTGACGACGATGGCCACCCCGACGGACCCGATGTCCTCCGCACCCTCCTCGACTGCGTTAAACGCTACCACTTGGACCAGGTGTCGCCCGTCGTCTGCACCATTGACGCCCCCGACACCCTCGCCTTTCCTTTGCGCCGCGGCCTCGTCTGGCGGCGCACCCGTGATGAACTCTTTGACGACGATGACCCCCAGCACCAGAACATGCTGCTGCCTGGCATCGCCTCCCTCATGAACGGTGCCCTCTTCAGTGCCCACTGCCTGGACACCATTGGTGTCCCCGACCTGCGGCTCTTCATGCGTGGTGACGAAGTGGAACTGCACCGGCGGCTGGAACGCAGCGGCCTGAAATTCGGCACCTGCCTGGCCACCGCCTACCTACACCCCAATGGGGCTGACGAGTTCAAACCCATTCTGGGTGGACGGATGCACGCCCAATACCCGGACAGCCCCGCCAAGCGCTACTACACCTACCGCAACCGCGGCTTCCTCATGGCCATGCCCGGCAAACGGAGCCTGCTCCTCCAGGAATACGCCCGCTTCACCTGGTTCTTCCTAGTGCAGCAGCGAGACCTTGCCGGCTTCCGGGAGTGGCGACGGCTGCGCAAACTCGGCCGAGCCGAAAAGCTCTACCGCATGCCGTAA
- a CDS encoding ferredoxin reductase domain-containing protein: MTSPRPTDANPIDASSTTELRRMAAPRRPEAHTSARQKIGYFVSATIKVLKANSGMLLSCVAALLLALLAYGDQLGEVELQAVYDFPAVVLQIVGLWLMVTGIGALDALPRVNKSFNGAEGMLRWNKIATVLGLAVEWLAYVIRRAALGSTHNTVDKHVSDTVLLVVLVLVTVLALLRYVGPNMRHAPRRGPGAWIARIPFDVIYPVFNAATVALWAVLAWQMWETSVLNQSMPDNNGTGAAGAGLAGTNSVPSVADVAGAVGLPCLLSAYCLVIIAAALVVLRVMIIQQFRTDRRYPGTVVKLMYPNPDTVIVTVELESRLQRGRPVGYWYTAGQYSYLGVPGQKGGPHPFTMTSIPNVVGRTGPTQHVGVGSRMRTQGMAWDRQVEYCIKAGGKGSRWLVDNVYEGMPVTVSTPRGGAHPAHGGVRQLWVAGGIGITPFVAWLRDLNLAVGEEFPGHVTLVWSYRPSEKPAYVNLVRECAQEWGWLTLVEVDTESGERLTPQQAHRIAFPLEGDESQPLLAGMPTAGAVALSGTEAVAGEAAPLYGEDITIHMCGPTDLCADYHTYFLEQGVSPDRMHVDAFHMR; the protein is encoded by the coding sequence ATGACCTCTCCGCGCCCCACCGACGCCAACCCCATCGACGCCAGTTCCACCACCGAGCTCCGCCGTATGGCCGCACCGCGCAGACCGGAAGCCCACACCAGTGCCAGGCAGAAAATCGGCTACTTCGTCTCCGCTACCATCAAAGTGTTGAAGGCGAACTCCGGCATGCTCCTCTCGTGTGTGGCCGCTCTGCTGCTGGCGCTGCTGGCCTACGGCGACCAACTGGGCGAGGTGGAATTGCAGGCCGTCTACGACTTCCCTGCAGTGGTGCTGCAGATAGTGGGCCTGTGGTTGATGGTGACGGGTATTGGGGCGCTGGATGCGCTGCCGCGCGTCAATAAGTCCTTTAATGGCGCGGAGGGAATGCTGCGTTGGAATAAGATCGCCACGGTGCTGGGCCTGGCGGTGGAATGGTTGGCGTATGTGATACGTCGAGCTGCCTTGGGAAGCACCCATAATACAGTGGATAAGCATGTGTCGGACACGGTACTGCTAGTGGTGTTGGTACTGGTGACAGTGCTGGCACTACTGCGGTATGTGGGGCCGAATATGCGCCATGCGCCGCGGCGGGGGCCGGGGGCGTGGATTGCTCGTATCCCATTTGACGTAATCTACCCGGTGTTTAATGCTGCGACGGTGGCGCTGTGGGCCGTGTTGGCCTGGCAGATGTGGGAAACCTCGGTGCTCAACCAGTCTATGCCAGATAACAATGGAACGGGGGCTGCGGGAGCGGGGCTAGCCGGTACAAACAGTGTTCCCAGTGTGGCCGATGTGGCCGGTGCCGTGGGGCTGCCGTGTCTGTTGTCGGCCTACTGCCTGGTGATTATCGCCGCCGCGCTAGTAGTGCTGCGCGTCATGATCATCCAGCAGTTCCGCACGGATCGTCGGTACCCAGGCACAGTGGTGAAGCTAATGTACCCCAACCCGGATACCGTCATCGTCACTGTGGAGTTAGAGTCGCGTCTGCAGCGGGGCCGCCCGGTGGGCTACTGGTATACGGCCGGGCAGTATTCCTATCTGGGTGTACCAGGGCAGAAGGGTGGCCCGCACCCCTTCACTATGACGTCTATCCCCAATGTGGTGGGCCGTACTGGCCCTACTCAGCATGTGGGGGTGGGGTCGCGTATGCGGACGCAGGGTATGGCCTGGGATCGCCAGGTGGAGTACTGCATTAAGGCTGGCGGGAAGGGGTCTCGTTGGCTGGTGGATAACGTGTATGAGGGGATGCCGGTGACGGTGTCCACGCCACGTGGGGGCGCACACCCTGCCCATGGTGGGGTGCGGCAGTTGTGGGTGGCCGGCGGTATTGGCATTACCCCGTTTGTGGCATGGCTGCGGGATTTGAATCTGGCGGTAGGGGAGGAGTTCCCCGGCCATGTGACGTTGGTGTGGTCGTATCGGCCGTCAGAGAAGCCGGCGTATGTGAACCTGGTGCGCGAGTGCGCACAGGAGTGGGGATGGCTTACCTTGGTGGAGGTGGATACGGAGAGTGGGGAGCGGTTGACACCGCAGCAGGCTCACCGTATTGCGTTCCCCTTGGAGGGTGACGAGTCTCAGCCGCTGTTGGCGGGGATGCCGACGGCTGGGGCAGTGGCGTTGTCGGGTACGGAGGCGGTAGCCGGGGAGGCTGCCCCGCTGTATGGCGAGGACATCACTATCCACATGTGTGGGCCAACGGATTTGTGCGCCGACTACCACACGTATTTCTTGGAGCAGGGTGTGAGCCCGGATCGTATGCATGTGGATGCGTTCCACATGCGCTAG
- a CDS encoding polysaccharide pyruvyl transferase family protein: MSVSSVLRHHPRRTWQAERPRIFYLVSPAGVPNWGDELIVATWLRYLARTHPDATVVVDCHSPGKAAVLLRGLHPNLVVTNTLWDLVERAGREVFPQGDTAVTTDEVNIDQLAKLCELTSSWVLDGGAQADLASNLDLVGNADVLHVVGGGYLNDMWPHHAAIIAAVAAVAERERPEGEPRPLFVATGAGLMPQRQGTILPYVLQADAVTVRDAASAAVLQRAVDSVVKLEAEGTRRSYQPLPRAEFSQVGDDTWVAVALGIVEEAEQRLEEAQTAAARRPVWKRWSEKLQYAGKLGVSGHPGTSAIPGQTGALGELAQPGDPAPGAVITSDLPLLEWGFQHLSCADTHGRFPYHPVPHGRSTVLCVQSDLVGDKEALWDWVRETLTEWQVTGPELLVVECIPYGDYVIWQQVVQEYFPGAEFVPFARLWREGLPVGEQVRWLSTRFHPHLLAAAAGCEGVAVDAHGLGYYSVKHESVQAAGSLWPVVHPVGLPVRPPHHSCDVSRRETSVRQALELAEAIYR; encoded by the coding sequence GTGAGTGTTTCGTCCGTCCTCCGGCACCATCCCCGCCGCACTTGGCAGGCGGAGCGCCCTCGTATCTTTTACCTGGTTTCTCCCGCCGGCGTCCCTAACTGGGGTGACGAACTCATCGTCGCCACCTGGCTGCGCTACCTCGCCCGTACCCACCCCGATGCCACTGTCGTGGTGGACTGCCATAGCCCCGGCAAAGCGGCCGTGCTGCTGCGTGGCCTCCATCCCAACCTGGTGGTCACCAACACTCTGTGGGATCTGGTGGAGCGGGCCGGGCGGGAGGTTTTCCCGCAGGGGGACACCGCCGTCACCACAGATGAGGTCAACATTGACCAGTTGGCAAAACTGTGCGAGCTCACCAGCTCCTGGGTGCTGGATGGTGGGGCGCAGGCGGACCTAGCCTCCAACCTGGACCTGGTGGGCAATGCAGATGTGCTGCACGTGGTGGGTGGTGGCTACCTGAACGACATGTGGCCACACCATGCAGCGATTATCGCGGCAGTGGCGGCGGTGGCGGAGCGTGAGCGACCGGAAGGGGAGCCGCGGCCACTGTTTGTAGCCACCGGTGCTGGCCTGATGCCGCAGCGGCAGGGGACCATCTTGCCCTATGTGCTGCAGGCGGATGCGGTAACGGTACGCGATGCGGCAAGTGCGGCCGTGTTGCAGCGTGCGGTGGATAGTGTGGTGAAACTGGAGGCGGAGGGCACGCGCCGTTCCTACCAGCCGTTGCCGAGAGCGGAGTTCTCCCAGGTGGGGGACGATACATGGGTGGCTGTGGCCTTGGGGATTGTGGAGGAGGCCGAGCAGCGTCTGGAGGAGGCGCAGACTGCGGCGGCGCGTCGTCCGGTGTGGAAGCGGTGGTCAGAGAAACTGCAGTATGCGGGAAAGCTGGGGGTATCGGGCCATCCGGGGACGTCGGCTATACCGGGCCAAACGGGAGCGCTGGGTGAGCTAGCACAGCCGGGTGACCCAGCGCCAGGCGCCGTTATCACTTCGGACCTGCCGCTGCTGGAGTGGGGGTTTCAGCACCTGTCCTGTGCGGATACGCATGGCCGCTTCCCGTACCATCCGGTGCCGCATGGCCGGTCTACGGTGCTGTGTGTGCAGTCGGATTTGGTGGGGGATAAAGAGGCGCTGTGGGACTGGGTGCGAGAGACGCTGACGGAGTGGCAGGTGACGGGTCCAGAGCTGCTGGTGGTGGAGTGTATTCCCTATGGGGATTACGTCATTTGGCAGCAGGTAGTGCAGGAGTATTTTCCGGGGGCGGAGTTTGTGCCGTTTGCGCGGTTGTGGCGTGAGGGTCTGCCGGTGGGGGAGCAGGTGCGGTGGCTGTCCACCCGGTTCCACCCGCATTTGTTGGCAGCGGCTGCCGGCTGTGAGGGGGTGGCGGTGGATGCGCATGGGCTGGGCTACTATTCGGTGAAGCATGAGAGCGTGCAGGCGGCTGGGTCGTTGTGGCCAGTGGTGCATCCGGTGGGGTTACCGGTGCGTCCGCCCCACCACAGCTGCGACGTTTCACGCCGTGAAACAAGTGTTCGGCAGGCGTTGGAGCTTGCCGAAGCCATTTATCGTTAA
- a CDS encoding GtrA family protein encodes MQQFEQDNGPLGAEDFIAEADEAMMAATNVTAVPMEGAARGISLKTQIIRFFITGCLSAVVDFGLLLLLSQLGMDPTMAKAISFICGTTTAYMINRRWTFQAAHSNKRLLAVCLLYAVTFGLNVGIFHVVYEAALPLGHLWAKTIGFVIGQAVATIVNFVVQRTVIFRVR; translated from the coding sequence GTGCAGCAGTTTGAGCAGGATAATGGCCCCCTGGGTGCCGAGGATTTCATCGCCGAAGCCGATGAAGCCATGATGGCCGCAACGAACGTGACGGCTGTCCCGATGGAAGGGGCGGCCCGCGGCATCAGCCTAAAAACGCAGATCATCCGCTTTTTCATCACCGGATGTTTGTCGGCCGTGGTGGACTTTGGCCTGCTACTCCTACTCTCTCAGCTGGGCATGGATCCCACCATGGCGAAGGCTATCTCCTTCATCTGCGGCACCACCACCGCCTATATGATTAATCGCCGCTGGACCTTCCAAGCGGCCCACTCGAATAAGCGACTGTTGGCGGTGTGCCTGCTCTACGCCGTCACTTTCGGCTTGAACGTCGGTATTTTCCACGTGGTGTATGAGGCAGCACTGCCGCTGGGACACTTGTGGGCAAAGACGATCGGTTTCGTTATCGGCCAGGCGGTGGCGACCATTGTGAACTTCGTGGTGCAGCGCACGGTCATCTTCCGGGTTCGCTAA